The Spiroplasma citri genomic sequence TTATTTTTTCTTGTTAATTAATAGTTATGAATGCGCCACTACGCGTCTATCTTAATCAAAATCATTAATTTACAAAATCGCAAAAAAACAAGTTAACAGCTCTAATGGTTTCGTGCCGGCGAAATGCCTTGCTGGGGAACCTTCCCTAAAAAATATGTAATTGTATAAAATTAAACACTTGTAGAGCCAATATATTTAATTTGTAAAGTTGTTTTTCAAATAAAAAAACAACCCTTTAACAAGAGTTGCTTTTTTACGGGTTCATCGTACACGATACCTAATAATAATTATATTCAAGTTTTTACATACTATTGAGAAAAGTATGACATTCATGGGTATATGGTGGGACATGAATGGGGATTGTTACTGGCATTAGATTATATAATGATTAAATAATAATAAAATATATATTAAAAAATAAAAGAATATTTTTACATATTCTTTTATTTTTTATTTAAAATTACTGGAATAATTAATGGATTACGACGTTTATAACGGTAAATGAAAGGAGATAATGATTGCTTGATAGCATTTTTTAGAGCCCCAAAAGTTGGCTTTTGAGTTTTTAAAACTTCATTAACTGCTTCGGTTGCTAAGCGAATTGATTCATTAATAATATTTCCAGATTCTTTAACATAGAAACTTCCTCTTGAAATAATCCGTGGTGGAGTTAGCAATTGGTTATTTTGTGAATCAATTGAAATAACAACAGCAATTAAACCATCTTTTGATAAGATTTCACGGTCACGAACAACAGCTGTTGTTTGACCTGATAAATCTTTACCATCAACATAGACAGCTTCAGCTTCAATTCGTTTTCCAATTGCTGCTGTTCCATTTAATAATTCAATTTGATCACCATTAGCACAAATAAAGACATTATCTTTTGGCACATTGACACTAATTGCTGTTTCACCATGTTGACGAAGCATACGATAGTCACCATGCATTGGCATAAAGTATTTTGGCTTCAATAGGGTAAATAATAATTTTTGTTCTTCTTGCGAAGCATGACCAGAAGTATGAATTTGATTTAGAGGACTATTTTCTTGTACAATAGCACCGGCACGAACTAGTTTATTAATAACTCGCACAACATCAGCTTGATTACCAGGAATTGGTGATGATGAAAAAATAACAGTATCACCAGGAATAATAGAAATATGTTGATGTTGGTTATTTGCAATTCGTGATAATGCAGCCATTGGTTCACCTTGACTTCCAGTACAAATAATTAATATTTCATTATCTTTATAGTTTTTAGCATCATTAGCTTTAATAAATGCCTTATCGGAAATTTTTAAATGTCCCATTTGACGAATAATTTTAATAATTCGATCTAAGCTTCGACCAAAAACTAAAATTTTTCGTCCATATTTATTTGCAATTTCAACAATATGTTGAATTCGATGGACATTTGAAGCAAAAGTTGAAATTAAAATTCGCCCTTTAGCTTTAACAAATAATTCACTAATATTTTGAATAATTTTTGTTTCAGTTTGAGTATAACCTTCAACTTCAGCATTAGTACTATCAGCCATTAATAACATAACACCTTCTTGCCCCATATTTGCCATTCGTTCAATATCAGCACGATGCCCTAGTGGCGTTCAGTCAAATTTATAATCACCTGTTGAAACAACTTTTCCATTTGGAGTAACTACTGAAATTCCAAAAGCATCAGGAATACTATGATTAACAGCAAAAAAGTTAATTTTAAAGTTTTTCGTTTTAATCACACTCATATTATCAACTTCTTTAACAATTGTGGTTTGTTCCAATTTTGCTTCTTTTAGCCGATCACGAATTAAAGCAGCTGCTAATCGTGGTGCATAAATAATTGGAATATTAACTTCACGTAATAAATAGGGAATTCCACCAATATGGTCTTCGTGCCCATGCGTAATAAATAACGCTTTTATTTTTCGTTGATTTTCTTTTAAATAATTATAATTCGGAATAACAGCATCAACTCCAAGCATTGTTGAACTTGGGAATTTAACTCCTGCATCAAGCATAATTAACTCTTCATCATGCTCAATACAATATGTATTTTTTCCAACTTCTTCTAATCCGCCTAAAGCAAAGACTTTTGTTGGAATTTTATTTTTAACAACATTTTGTGTTGGTTGTTTTGTTACTATACTAGTTGGTTTTGTAACTATTGTTTTGTTTTTACTTGTTTCTTTCTTTTCTTCATTCATTGAAATTATCACCTCATAATTCTAAAATTAACGCATAGCTTTTTCTTTATTAAATTGATTATTATTAAAAAGAAAAAAAATTAATTTACTAGTATCCAAGAAATTATAACATAAAGATTAATAAGATTACAAAAAAAATACTTTTTCTTTAAAAAAGTTAAATAATATTAAATTTATAAAATAATTCAATCATTTTTTTTTAATCAAGGTTCTTTTTTATTAATTAAATCATAATATAGTTTGCCTTCTAAATGTGCTTCTTCATGTTGAAAAACAATTGCTTCATAACTACGAGCAGTAATTGTCACTTGTTGTTGTTTTAAATAATCATAACCTTCAACAATAATTCGAAAACTACGAGGGACAAAACCTTCTTTATCACCATTAACACTTAAACAGCCTTCGCCTTCTTCTATGCAAGCTATTTGTGCACTTTTTCCAATAATTTTAGGATTAATCATTGCATGCTCAATTATTTTTTTGAATCCTGTTTCGTCATTTGTCTCTTCAATCCGAATATAATACATTTTAATATTAAATCCAATTTGAGGAGCTGCTAAGCCAACAGCTGGTCTAATTGTATGGCCACTATTTTTTTGTGGATCTTGGGAATATCTTACAAAATCAATTAATTTTTTCATCACAAGTTCATTTTCAGGTGCTAATGGTAAAGAAACATCAATTGATGATTGCCGAATTGACGGTGTGTCATCAAATACTAGTCAGTCTTTAGTTGGAATTTCGTTTTGCAACACTAAAAATCACCTCTTAAAAAATTATAACATATTCAGCAATTATTAAAGAAAATTCTAAAGTTTTAGTATAATAAAAAAAAGAAAGAAAAGGGTTAAGAAAATGCGCGTGATTAGTGGAAAATATAAGGGTTATCAAATTAAAACATTAGATGGAATGAATACCAGGCCAATGACGACCCGTATTAAAGAAGATGCATTTAATATTTTAGATAATTATTTTATTTATGAAAATAAGATTGGCTTAGATATTTTTGCTGGAAGTGGTCAATTAGGAATTGAAGGCTTATCACGGGGGTTACAACAATGTTATTTTAATGATTCTCATCAGGGTGCTTACAAAATTATTGAAACGAATTTAAATAAATTAAAAATAAATAATGCAAAAATATTAAATTATGATTATAAAATTTTATTAAGTTGAATGATACAGCAGAAAATATCAATTGATATTTTATTTTTGGACCCACCTTTTAAGCAAATTGAGTATTATTATGATATTATTACTATAATATTGAATAACAATATTATCAATAACTATGGAATAATAGTTTGTGAATCAAATCAAGTGTTGTCATTTGATCAATTTAATTTAGTTATGCTACGCTGTAAAACATATAAAAAAAAGTATTTGTATATATTAAGATTAGAAAAAGGAGAGTTAATGTGCAGAAAAAGGGTTTTTTAATTATTTTTTCTGGCCCATCAGGAGTCGGGAAAGGGACAATATGCCAAGAACTTTTTAAATATGAGAAGTTAAATTTGGCTTATTCAGTTTCAATGACAACAAGAGCAAAAAGGCAGGATGAAGTTGAAGGGGTAAATTATTTTTTTGTTGACAGACCAACATTTGAAACTGCAATTAAAAATGATGAATTATTAGAATATGCTGAATTTGTTGGTAATTATTATGGTACGCCAAAATCATATTGTATTGAGCAAATTAATAATGGAAAAAATGTTTTATTAGAAATTGAAGTACAAGGTGCAACACAAGTATTACAAAAAGTAACCGATGCAGTTTCATTTTTTTTAATTCCACCAAGTTTAGAAGAATTAGAAAAACGAATTCGAGGCCGAAAAAGTGAACCCGAAGAAGTATTACAAGCACGATTAGCAAAAGCAGCTGATGAACTTCCGTTGCAAAGTAATTATAATTATGTTGTTGTAAATAACACCGTAGAACAAGCCGTTGCAGAAATTAAAACAATTTTAGAACAAGAAATTGCTAATCGTTCATAAGTTTAAAGGATTAAGAAATGCAAGCAAGAGAAGTAGCATGGAATATCTTATGAAAAATTTTTGCAAAAAATAAGTTTAGTAATCATTTATTATCAAATATCGTAGAACAAAATGATAACTTTATTGACCAAGATAAAACTTTAATTTATCGAATTGTTTATGGTACTTTAAAAAATAAATTGTATTTAGAATATATTGCTAATCAATTTATTGAATCCAAGAAAACTAATCAAAAATTACAAGTTCTGTTATGAATGAGTATTTATCAATTTCGTTTTTTAGATCGTATTCCTAATTATGCAATTGTTAATGAAGCTGTTAATATTAGTAAAAGTGTTAGTCCAAAATATGCTGGTTTTATTAATACTACGTTAAAAAAGATTTTTGACAGTAAAGATGAGATTTTTGAAATTAACATTGCTGATGAAACAAAAAAATTAAGTATTAAATATAGTTTTCCGTCATCATTATATTTAATTCTTCGGAATGAATATAGTGAAGATATTGCTCGACAAGTAATGATTGATAGTTTAACCATTCCAAAACTTTCATTTCGCGTTAATACCTTAAAAATTAGCCGAGATGAATTATTATCCAAATATTCAAATTATAATTTGACAAAAAGTTTAGTGTCTTCTGTGGGGGTCATTGCTGATAAACCAGTTGTTAACTCAGAAATGTTTAAAAAAGGTTTAATTTTTATTCAAGATGAAATGAGTATGCGTATTGCAGAGATATTAGACCCACAAGAAACTGACCGCGTGTTAGATATGTGTAGTGCACCGGGTGGTAAAGCAACGCATCTAAGTCAAATCATAAACAATAAAGGGATTATTGATGCCTATGATATTAGTGAAAAGAAGATTAATTTAATTAAGATGAATGCTAGTCGATTAGGAATTACTAATATTTATCCACACTTATTAGATGCTAGAAAAATTAATAGTGAAATTCAATATGATAAAATTCTTTGTGATGCGCCCTGCAGTGGCTTAGGGGTAATTAAACGAAAGCCAGAAATTAAATATCATACTTTGACTAATCAAGAATTAGCAAATTTAGTTGAGATTCAAGAACAATTATTAGAAAAAGCTTATCAATTATTAAAACCAGGTGGAATTTTGGTTTATTCTACTTGTACTTTTGGTGGGTATGAAAATATTGTTCAAATCCGCAATTTTTTAGCAAAACATTCGGATTTAAAAATTATTACAACAGAACAAATCTTTGGTTATGAAAATAATACAGATGGATTTTATTATTGTAAAATTAGAAAAAAAGATAAGTAATTATAAAAACTATGTAAAATATATATAAATAATAAGAAGAAAGGAAGCACAATTATGAATACGAATGTTAAATTAATTGAAAACCTGTTACAAGAATACTTAAAGGCAAATAATTTAACAATACCAGTGATGGTTGAAAAACCACGTCAAGAAGGATTTGGCCATTTATCAACCAATTTAGCTTTGTTACTAGCAAAAAAATTAAAAAAGACACCAAATAAAATTGCTGAAGAAATTATTGCTTTTATTGAAAAAAATAATAAATCATATTTTAAAAAGATTGAAATTGCTGGCGCCGGGTTTATTAATTTTACCTTAGCTGATGACCAGTTACATCAAGTTATTAATGAGGTTTTAAA encodes the following:
- the rsmD gene encoding 16S rRNA (guanine(966)-N(2))-methyltransferase RsmD; protein product: MKKRKKRVKKMRVISGKYKGYQIKTLDGMNTRPMTTRIKEDAFNILDNYFIYENKIGLDIFAGSGQLGIEGLSRGLQQCYFNDSHQGAYKIIETNLNKLKINNAKILNYDYKILLSWMIQQKISIDILFLDPPFKQIEYYYDIITIILNNNIINNYGIIVCESNQVLSFDQFNLVMLRCKTYKKKYLYILRLEKGELMCRKRVF
- the gmk gene encoding guanylate kinase, producing MQKKGFLIIFSGPSGVGKGTICQELFKYEKLNLAYSVSMTTRAKRQDEVEGVNYFFVDRPTFETAIKNDELLEYAEFVGNYYGTPKSYCIEQINNGKNVLLEIEVQGATQVLQKVTDAVSFFLIPPSLEELEKRIRGRKSEPEEVLQARLAKAADELPLQSNYNYVVVNNTVEQAVAEIKTILEQEIANRS
- the rsmB gene encoding 16S rRNA (cytosine(967)-C(5))-methyltransferase RsmB, with the translated sequence MQAREVAWNILWKIFAKNKFSNHLLSNIVEQNDNFIDQDKTLIYRIVYGTLKNKLYLEYIANQFIESKKTNQKLQVLLWMSIYQFRFLDRIPNYAIVNEAVNISKSVSPKYAGFINTTLKKIFDSKDEIFEINIADETKKLSIKYSFPSSLYLILRNEYSEDIARQVMIDSLTIPKLSFRVNTLKISRDELLSKYSNYNLTKSLVSSVGVIADKPVVNSEMFKKGLIFIQDEMSMRIAEILDPQETDRVLDMCSAPGGKATHLSQIINNKGIIDAYDISEKKINLIKMNASRLGITNIYPHLLDARKINSEIQYDKILCDAPCSGLGVIKRKPEIKYHTLTNQELANLVEIQEQLLEKAYQLLKPGGILVYSTCTFGGYENIVQIRNFLAKHSDLKIITTEQIFGYENNTDGFYYCKIRKKDK
- the def gene encoding peptide deformylase codes for the protein MLQNEIPTKDWLVFDDTPSIRQSSIDVSLPLAPENELVMKKLIDFVRYSQDPQKNSGHTIRPAVGLAAPQIGFNIKMYYIRIEETNDETGFKKIIEHAMINPKIIGKSAQIACIEEGEGCLSVNGDKEGFVPRSFRIIVEGYDYLKQQQVTITARSYEAIVFQHEEAHLEGKLYYDLINKKEPWLKKNDWIIL
- the rnjA gene encoding ribonuclease J1, translated to MNEEKKETSKNKTIVTKPTSIVTKQPTQNVVKNKIPTKVFALGGLEEVGKNTYCIEHDEELIMLDAGVKFPSSTMLGVDAVIPNYNYLKENQRKIKALFITHGHEDHIGGIPYLLREVNIPIIYAPRLAAALIRDRLKEAKLEQTTIVKEVDNMSVIKTKNFKINFFAVNHSIPDAFGISVVTPNGKVVSTGDYKFDWTPLGHRADIERMANMGQEGVMLLMADSTNAEVEGYTQTETKIIQNISELFVKAKGRILISTFASNVHRIQHIVEIANKYGRKILVFGRSLDRIIKIIRQMGHLKISDKAFIKANDAKNYKDNEILIICTGSQGEPMAALSRIANNQHQHISIIPGDTVIFSSSPIPGNQADVVRVINKLVRAGAIVQENSPLNQIHTSGHASQEEQKLLFTLLKPKYFMPMHGDYRMLRQHGETAISVNVPKDNVFICANGDQIELLNGTAAIGKRIEAEAVYVDGKDLSGQTTAVVRDREILSKDGLIAVVISIDSQNNQLLTPPRIISRGSFYVKESGNIINESIRLATEAVNEVLKTQKPTFGALKNAIKQSLSPFIYRYKRRNPLIIPVILNKK